From a single Bactrocera tryoni isolate S06 unplaced genomic scaffold, CSIRO_BtryS06_freeze2 scaffold_243, whole genome shotgun sequence genomic region:
- the LOC120780249 gene encoding tRNA modification GTPase GTPBP3, mitochondrial has product MNHVYKMAKSFKYSSRCSRNLTNAAADYTIFSLSSGYGKCGVSVIRVSGSQTRHALQTLVGNRHELKARYAYLRSIYHPDTKEIIDKGLVLWFPAPASFTGEDSCEFQVHGSLAVIAAMLDALGKVPGLRPATAGEFTKRAFYGGKIDLTEVEGLADLIHAETEAQRKQAMLQSTGALSRVYDNWRKRLIRCAAHLEAYIDFAEEENIEDDVVLQLTKELRLIITEIRDHLNDQRQGEMLRNGVRTAIVGAPNVGKSSFLNMICQREIAIVTPIAGTTRDIIESTHNFGGYPVVFADTAGLRKHTKDVVELEGISRAKECLQNADLILLLTDARELLRNITTNKQSAQDYQTDYLQQLDLDANKLIGKRIQLIANKIDLLSTADLQKLAQIDSVLKITCKQPATDIVQPFLRHFEKLLCELCGEPTAEHPRITHARYRQQLERCIEHIHIFLNEYAPDIYPDTAISAQKLRNALKCIERITGHVSSDDILDVVFKDFCIGK; this is encoded by the exons ATGAATCACGTCTATAAAATGGCAAAATCTTTTAAATACTCTAGTCGGTGTTCACGTAATTTAACAAATGCTGCAGCGGATTACACTATATTTAGCTTGAGTTCAG GCTATGGCAAGTGCGGTGTCTCTGTAATTCGCGTTTCTGGATCGCAAACCAGACATGCCCTACAAACACTAGTCGGCAATCGACATGAACTAAAAGCTCGTTATGCCTATCTTAGGTCTATCTATCATCCTGAcacaaaagaaataattgataagGGTTTAGTCCTATGGTTTCCAGCACCAGCTTCTTTTACCGGTGAAGATTCATGTGAATTTCAAGTACATGGCTCATTGGCAGTAATAGCAGCAATGTTAGATGCATTAGGCAAAGTACCAGGTCTGCGGCCAGCAACTGCTGGTGAGTTTACTAAACGTGCATTTTATGGTGGTAAGATTGATTTGACTGAGGTGGAAGGATTAGCGGACTTAATACATGCTGAAACGGAAGCGCAACGAAAGCAG GCTATGCTCCAAAGTACAGGTGCACTTTCACGAGTTTACGACAATTGGCGCAAACGACTCATACGCTGCGCTGCACATTTAGAGGCTtatattgattttgccgaaGAAGAAAATATTGAGGATGATGTGGTGTTGCAGTTAACCAAAGAGTTACGTCTTATCATAACTGAAATACGAGATCATTTGAATGACCAACGTCAGGGTGAAATGCTGAGGAATGGTGTGCGTACTGCGATTGTGGGCGCACCAAACGTTGGTAAAAGTAGTTTCCTAAATATGATTTGCCAGCGAGAAATCGCCATTGTAACACCAATTGCTGGTACAACTCGAGACATCATAGAGAGTACACATAATTTTGGTGGCTACCCCGTCGTTTTTGCAGACACCGCTGGTTTGCGTAAGCACACAAAGGATGTGGTTGAATTGGAAGGTATAAGCAGAGCAAAAGAATGCTTACAGAATGCCGATTTAATACTACTACTAACAGACGCCCGGGAATTACTTCGAAATATTACCACCAACAAACAATCAGCTCAAGATTATCAGACTGACTACTTACAGCAATTAGACTTGGATGCGAATAAATTAATTGGAAAGCGTATACAACTCATAGCGAACAAAATTGATTTGCTTTCAACGGCGGATCTGCAAAAGTTGGCTCAAATTGATAGTGTGCTCAAAATCACTTGTAAACAACCAGCTACAGATATTGTGCAACCATTTTTACGGCACTTCGAAAAACTCCTTTGTGAACT CTGCGGTGAACCTACGGCCGAACATCCACGCATTACGCATGCGCGTTATCGCCAACAGTTAGAACGCTGCattgaacacatacatatatttttaaatgaatatgcGCCAGATATTTATCCAGATACTGCAATATCGGCTCAGAAACTTCGAAATGCACTGAAATGCATTGAACGTATAACGGGACATGTGAGTTCGGATGACATTCTGGATGTggtttttaaagatttttgtatCGGTAAATAG